From Alloacidobacterium dinghuense:
TAGGCCATGAAGGCAATCGTCAAAATGAGGCCCAACAAAAATGCCGACACGTGCGCCGCAGCCGTAAAACCAAAGGCCAGCGTCAGCAGAACGATCCGAGGCCGCCACTTTTTCTTCGGACCCTGCATGGCATGTGCCACACCAATTGCCGTGTACACAACAGCAAACAAGCCGAAGGCCGCCAATATCTCGTTATTGGGATACGTACAGGCACGCACGATCGGCGGCGCAAAGCAATAAAGCGAGAGCGCAATGTAGCCGCCGGTGTTGCCGTACAGTCGCCGCGTGACCCACCAGATACAGGCTCCAAGAGCCAGCCCGGCGAAGATAAATGGAAGCCGCATCAGCAGCTTCACATAGCTCACTTCATGCCGCATTTCCCACGTCGAAGTCGAAGAAGCTTGCCCGGCCAGGATTCTCTGAATGGTCAGCGGCAGTCCGGCAGCACGATACGCAAGCGTTCCGTCGTGAATATTTCCGCAACTCGTGAAATATCCCGCGAGAGGCGAAGGCTTCTCCCACATCTCCCGTCCGCAGCGCGCAAATTCATAGTCACTTTCACTGAGCGTCTGATGTTTCACAACCCAGAGACACTGCGCCAACAGCATGAGAAGCAGTACGGCCGCGATCTGTTGGGGACGATTAAAGCGGAATTTACGGATGCTGTGGGCGGTCGAAGGCGGCATCTTTTCGTGGCGTTCTGACCTCAGTGTACCGGACATTCTCCGAGGCCAGAATTTCAACGGCTGCAAACCCCTGAATCCAATAGACTAAAGCCGCATTGCTGGGGCATAACTATTTTAGTATCATAAAGATAGATTCATTCCGCCCGATCCTCACCACGCATTCCACCCGGGCCGTTTGAGACTCGAAATCTAATTTATGGCAGACGATCAGAACCCTCAGCTTCCCCTCGGCAATGGCGGCGGTGAAAACGGACCCACCGGACCCGGCGCAGCCAACCTTATCCCGATCAACATTGAAGAGGAGATGAAACAGTCGTATCTCGCCTATTCCATGTCGGTCATCATCGGGCGCGCTCTTCCCGACGTGCGCGACGGACTGAAGCCGGTGCATCGCCGCATCCTTTACGGCATGCACGACATGGGGCTGCAGCATAACAAGAAGTATACCAAGTGCGCCAAGGTTGTCGGCCACGTGATGGGCAACTACCATCCGCACGGTGATTCGGCGATCTATGACACGATGGTCCGTCTCGCGCAGCCCTTCAGTATGCGCTACGTGCTCGTCGACGGTCAGGGCAACTTCGGCTCCGTCGACGGCGACATGCCCGCGGCCATGCGTTACACCGAAGCCCGCATGACTAGGCTCGCAGGTGAATTGCTCGCCGACATCGATCAGGAGACGGTGGACTTTACTCCGAACTACGACGAGTCCACCTTTGAGCCCTCAGTGCTGCCAGCGCGTGTGCCGAACCTCATCATCAACGGTGCGAACGGCATCGCCGTCGGCATGGCGACAAACATCCCGCCGCACAACCTGACTGAAGTCGTCAACGCCGCCATTGAAATGGTCAACAACCCGAATGCCGGGCTTGATGAAGTGCTCAAGCACGTACAAGGTCCGGACTTCCCGACCGGCGGCTTCATCTATGGACGCAGCGGCATCAGGAATGCCTACCAGACAGGCCGCGGGCGCTTCCTCATGCGCGCCAAGTGCGCCATCGAAAACATGAACCAGGGCCGCCAGGCGATCATTGTCAGCGAGATCCCCTATCAGGTCAACAAGAACACGCTCATCAAGCGCATCGCCGAGCTGGTCAACGAGAAGGTCATCGACGACATATCCGACGTTCGCGACGAGAGCGACCGCGACGGCATGCGCATCGTCATCGAACTCAAGCGCGGCGCGGAACCGCAGATCATTCTCAACCAGCTCTACAAGCACTCCCAGATGCAGGAGAGCTTCTCGATGATCTTCCTGGCCGTGGTCAACGGTCAGCCGCGTGAACTCGCGCTGCCTGACGCGATCCGCCACTTCCTCGATCACCGCATCGATGTCGTCCGCCGCCGCACCGCCTTCCTGCTGCGCAAGGCGCGCGAGCGCGAGCACATCCTGCTCGGCTACCAGATTGCGCTCGATCATCTCGACAACGTCATCAAGATCATCCGCGGATCATCCTCCCGCACCGATGCCCGTGAGAATCTCTTCCAGTTCTTCTCCGGAAAAACAATCACCGTTCGCGATCAGGCGCTCGCTGGCGTCAAGCTCGACCCGGCCCGCTACGCCATCGACCCGGCAACCCTCATCTCGCCGACGCTGACGCTCAGCTACCGCCAGATCGATGCGATCCTCGAACTGCAGCTCTATCGCCTCACGCAGCTCTCGATCGACGAGCTGCTCAAGGAACTCGCCGACGTGCGCAGCCGCATTGAGGAGTACGAATCGATTCTCGGCTCCGAAAAGAAGCTGCGCGCCGTCATCGTCAAGGAGCTCGAAGCCATCCGCAAGGACTACGG
This genomic window contains:
- the gyrA gene encoding DNA gyrase subunit A, whose translation is MADDQNPQLPLGNGGGENGPTGPGAANLIPINIEEEMKQSYLAYSMSVIIGRALPDVRDGLKPVHRRILYGMHDMGLQHNKKYTKCAKVVGHVMGNYHPHGDSAIYDTMVRLAQPFSMRYVLVDGQGNFGSVDGDMPAAMRYTEARMTRLAGELLADIDQETVDFTPNYDESTFEPSVLPARVPNLIINGANGIAVGMATNIPPHNLTEVVNAAIEMVNNPNAGLDEVLKHVQGPDFPTGGFIYGRSGIRNAYQTGRGRFLMRAKCAIENMNQGRQAIIVSEIPYQVNKNTLIKRIAELVNEKVIDDISDVRDESDRDGMRIVIELKRGAEPQIILNQLYKHSQMQESFSMIFLAVVNGQPRELALPDAIRHFLDHRIDVVRRRTAFLLRKAREREHILLGYQIALDHLDNVIKIIRGSSSRTDARENLFQFFSGKTITVRDQALAGVKLDPARYAIDPATLISPTLTLSYRQIDAILELQLYRLTQLSIDELLKELADVRSRIEEYESILGSEKKLRAVIVKELEAIRKDYGDERRTQIIDETAELQLEDLIADEQVAVTVSHQGYLKRTPISTYRQQRRGGQGRTGMKTREEDFVSQLIVDSTHAYLLCFTNTGRVYWLKVYEIPDVGAAGKGKSMQSLLNLQAGETVRTILPVRDLEEEGKFVFFATRNGTVKKTPLKDFSNVMARGIIAIGIEEDDELIGVRITDGNQIVFLATHEGMAIRFDENDVRSMGRPAYGVRGIDLGKKDYVVGSAVTPRERRKDEVGANCDCLILSITEQGFGKRTDVDEYRLQTRGGKGVINVKTTARNGKVSSIQLVDETSELMVISQYGKIIRIDTKTIRAAGRSTQGVKLLNLEEDDKVAAAVVIPPEEAKQEAENGTLLQ